The Magnetococcus marinus MC-1 genome contains the following window.
AGGTGCCATGAATACCCAACCACCCCGTCATGTGCTGCAACTCTACCACGCCTGTTATCCGCAGATTCAGGGGGGGATTGATGCCATGCTCTACGCCCTGATCCAAGGTTTGCAGGCGCAGGTACGGGTCTCCTTGTGGAGTACCGCAGATTGGCAGGAGCAACGTAAACGGGTGCGTGAGGCCGAGGGGATTACCCTCATCCACTATTTTTTGCTCATGCCACCCTTGGGCAAGGGGTGGTCGCTCGGCACCCTTAAAGGTTGGTTGCATGGCTTGCTGCGCATGCCCTTTATCCTGTGGGATCTGCGTCAACACTGCCGCACGGAACGGGTCGATTTGATCCATCTGCACACCCTGCAAACCTATGGCTTTTACCTTTACCTCTTGCGTAAAATCGGCGGGCCTCCCTACATAATCACTCTGCATGGCACCGATGTGGCCCATTTTGAACGGTATAAAGGTTTGAAATTGTGGATTATAAAGCGGTTGTTACGTGGCGCGGAACAGCTCGTGACCGTGAGCCCCGCCATGCTGGAACCCGCACGGCAAGCCTTGGGGCGGCAGTTGCCCTTGCGGGCCATCCTCAATGGCTGTGCGCCGCCCATCGTGGCACCAGAGGCAGAGCAGCAGGCCCCGTTACTGCCGCCACTGCCCAAGCGCTTTGCCCTAATGGTGGGGTGGATTACCGCGTCTAAGGGGTTGGATCTGGCGGTGCGCTGCTGGCCGGAGATCTTAACCATAGATCCCGATTTTCATTTGGTGCATGTGGGCTCGGGTCAGCGGGATCTCCCCTTTGATGCCGCCATTCGCCATAGCGCAGAGCGCTTAGCCCCTGACCATATTCATTTTTTAGGGCCTATGCCCAGCCATCTATTGGCGCAGATCTATGCGCGGGCCACCCTGTTTTGCATGCCTTCCCATAACGAAGGGTTGCCCTATGCCCTGCTGGAGGCCGCCATGCTGGATCGTCCAGTGCTGCTCAGTCGCATCCCAGCTTTCGAACGGCTGTTGGAGGAGGGGCAGGAGGCGGTTTTTCATGGGGTAGAGGATGAGGCCAGCTTTGTGGCGGGCATGCGGCAGCTCTTGAGCCATCCCCAACAGAGCCAAGCCATGGGGCAACGTCTGGGTATAAAAATCCGGCAACAGTGTCAAGTGGCACATATGAGCCAAGCCTATCTGGACTGTTATAAGGATGTTTGGGCAAAGGTGGGGCGGTCGGGTTAAAAGGGTGGCCGCGGTGCGCTGGCCAGCATCGCCTCAACCTCGGCGGGATCAAATAAAAAACGCCCTTGCTGCTGTAGGGTCAAGGCCCGTTGGATAAAGGGGGCTGCTGACATGCGGCTCAAGCGCAGACCGTGCACATGCTGTTCCCATAAAATCTGCTCGCGGCGCAGGATGCGGGCCACCCGCTCAACCCGACGATAGGCCCCCCCCATGCGCAGTAAGGGCACCATGCAGGTGATGTTCTGCTCCGCTTGGACAACGATCTGCATGGGGTAGGGTTGGTCATAGTAGACTGCCCGCTGGAGCTCGGGCACCATGGTTTCTGGCACATGTAAAAGGGAGTAGCTCTCCAGTCCTACCCCAAGCCCCATCACCTCGCCTTGCTGCTGGGCCAGTTTTTGAAAGGGTGAGGTGGGGCCAAAGGGGTGGCCCTTATGGTGATCCGCCAGCAGGGCCTCGGCGTGTTGCCCCCAACCAACCATGGCATGGGTGGGGTGCCAAGAGCGTATGGCGGTGCGATCCCGGCGCAGCATCTCCGTCAGCAGTCCCGAGCGTGAGGGGGTACGGGCGGGGTTAAAGGGGGCCGCCTGTCGCGCATAGTCGGCCTGGGCACCCCGGAAGGGATACGCCGGCATAAGCAGGGTGCCCTGTGGCCCCAGTTTATCCTTGAGCAGTTGGATGAGGGTAAAGGGTTTGAGCTCTGGGACATGGGCCACCAATTGGTCCATGGAGCTATGCAGCAGGATGGTTTTACCCGCCGTGATGCCCAATTCGTCCAAGGCTGCTGCAAAGCGCGGCACACTCATGGTGGCTTGGTAACCACGGGCTTTGCGGGCAACAGCACGGATGGCCCTAAAAGGGAGCAGCAGGCGGCGTTCCAGGGGTTGCGGCAGATAGAGCAGCAGCAAACGGGGGGCAAACATGGGGACTAGGCACCCTCACCTTGCAGGGTTTGAATAAGATCGGCCAAACCGTTCATGCTATAAAAAGCGGTATGGTTAAAGTGCTCATCGGTAAACTGAACATCAAAATGGCCCTCCATCTCGGCAATGAGTTCGATAATGCCCATGGAGTCCAACAGGTTGTTTTGAAAATAGTCCAGTTCCAGCAGGGCTGCGGCATCACGCTGTTGTAAGGCGGGGTTGCGTTGGCAAAACCAGTGGATCAGCCACGTTTGGTAAGGGTTCATGCGCATCATTCCCAAGCTATTTTTGAGCCTCAATCAACTCCACCGGGTAGCCCGCTGGTGATCGTAAAAAGGCCACGTTAACACGCTGCTGGTTTACGCTCAATGTAATGATCGGGCTGGCCCCTGTGCCCCCATGCTTTTCTGCCGTTTGCAGATCCGCACTCAGGCGGTTGCTCAACAGGGCCAGACAGGGGAAACCATGATCATCCAAAAAACCACCCCCCCGGGTTGGGCCATCCACCAGTAACAGCCGCACCCGCCATGCGGGAATGGGGGGGGCTTTTTGCAGCAGCGACCAGCCGTCACCGCTCTGCTCCAGGCGAAAGCCCAATCCCGTTTGCCAAAAGTGTTGCTCCCTCTGTCGCTCTGGGGTGGTGAGGGCGACGGCCAACACTCCCGCCGCTTCCCCTTGTGGCAGCACCCATAAGGGGTGTTGAAAGGGGGCCCATAGGCCTAATTGGGGGGTGCCCCCCAAGGCCTGTTGCAGGGCTGTTGAAAGACGCGCTTCGGGTTGCCGAGGGAGGGCTTGCCACAAGGGGGGGATATGTCCAAATAGGGGTAAATAACCCTGCTTATGGGCCGTTGCTGCCTGCGAGGCCGGGGTGTAACCGGTATGCTCAAGGGCGGGGCCGCTGGCGGTATAGCGGGCAAAATGCAGGTCAAAGAGACCGTTTTGGGTACGGGTCCAGGTGGCGGCAACGGGTAGGGTGTCTTGACAACGAAACGCTACAGACCAGCCTTGTTGCTCCAAAGCCGGCGCCACATCCTCGGCCTGACCACCGTTCATGCTGATGTGGTCTGCCCCCAAAATCATCGTTGCAGGCCCTCATCCACCACCTCTTTAAAGCCAACATTGCTCAGCACCGATGGCAGCGCCAGCAGACGTTGACGCAACTGTCGCGGGTCGGGGGCGGGGCCGGTTATGACATTTTTGATGGATTGCAGCGCCAGCCAAATCCGCTCTTCTGACTCCCAACCAATAGAGATGCGGATAAAGCGATCCACATTCTCACCATAGGCGTAGCCCGGGACCACCGAGATGTGGTGATCCAACAGCAGTTGGGCGGCAAACGCAAAGGCGTTGCCTGGATAGTCGCCAAGGTGAACAAAATGGTAAAAGGTGGCGCTGCCCGCCATCTCATCCAAGCCCAACTCTTGTAACATGCCCTTAATGCGCTTGCGCCGGTGCATCACCGCCTCGACCTGGGGCAGGGCGCGATTGACCAATTTATCAAAATAATGGTTGCAGTAGTGCAACAGCGGGGTGCCCGTACAGGTGATCACATGTTGGTTAATGCGCAGCAGCGCGGCAATCAGGGGCTCTGGACCAATGGCATAACCAATGCGCCAGCCAGAAATGCCCAGATTTTTGGAGAGCGAATTAATGATGATCAAGTGGTTAAAGTCCGGTACCAGCTCACCCAATGAGACAAAGGGTTCGTCCAGCACAAAATCACTATAGACCTCATCCACCAACAGCCACGCACCCGCTTGGGCGCAGGTGGTGTGGATCCGTTGCAGCTCAGCGCGGTTGTAAACCCGCCCCGAGGGATTGTTGGGGTTGCACAGTACCACCATGCGGGTTTTGTCGGTAAACAGCGTGTCCAATTGCTCAACCGGCAGATCATAGGGAATAAACCGGGGCTTGGCATGTACCAGCTTGGCCTGTTCAGGATAGCTCAGCCAAGCGGGTTCCCAGATGAGCACATCATCACCGGGCTCAAGGGTGGCCAGCATCGCCATATAGATAAGCGATTTGGCACCAACGGAGATGATTAACTCCTGGTCAGGGTTCACCGTCACCCGGTAGCGGCTCTGGTAGTAGTGGGCCAACTTTTTACGCAGCGCTGGAATGCCTTGCGAGTCCGAGTAGTGGTTAATCTTCTCCAGATCCAACTGAGAAAAATCATCCATCTCCATTTCAAAAAAGGACTCCCCAAGGGAGAGCACCGTCACATCCTCACCCAGATGTTTGAGATCATAGATCATCTGGTTGATAAAGATGGAGAGTGCTTGATGCGCGTTTTGTACCGTTTGGCTTATTTGCATGGTGCTCTATCTCTTCATGAGCGAGGGGGTCAGGGTTGGTCGCCGGTAAACCCCGCTCTATCCGGCCAGTGGGAGTTTTTGGCCGATGTTATTAAAAAAACAGCCGCGCCTAATACTCAGATACCGAGAGTTTGCGCTTCTGAATTTTGCCGCTTTCGGTGCGGGGAAACGCTTCCACCACTTGAATGCGACAGGGCCACTTGTAGCGAACCAGACGCTCGGCCATCCACTGCCTAAAGTGGGCCTCGGGTGCTTCTGTCATGCTGCCATCGCAGCGGATAAACAGGTTATAGTCATCGCCATAGAGTTCAGACACGGTGGCAACCGCCACCGCTTCAAGCACCCCTGGGCAGGTGGTAGCCAAGGCTTCTATCTCCACCAAGCTGACAAAGTAACCCCCTTTTTTGATGAAATCACCGGTGCGCCCCCTTAAAACCAATTGGCCGTTGGCATCCAACAGGCCCAGGTCGTCGGTGTGCAGATAACCTTCATCATCGAGGGGGGAGCGAATTTCGCCATCTTGGCCCAGGTATCCCACAAAGGCGTAAGGGGTGCGCACCCGGATAGGTCGGGGCTGCTCGGCGGGGCCATGGTCCAATTTTAGGGTCACATAGGGCAGCACGCTGCCCACGCTGCCCAGCGAACGGAGTTGCGCTTGGCCCGGCTGCTCCGAGGTTAAGAAGGTGGTCTCTGAGAGACCATAATTTTCTAATAGTGGGATGCCAAAACAGGCCTCAAAACGCTGTTTTTCCTCTGGCGTAATGGCGGCGGTGCCCACAAAGGCATATTGGATGCCCGTTTGGCGGGGGGTGGTGCGCTCATCCTTACCGGGTCGGTAGAGGGCCAGCAGACCACGGGCCACGGTGGGGACCAGCCACAAAGCTTCGACCCCAAAGCGTTTTACATCGTGCCAAAAGGTCATTAAGGTGCGGCCACTAAAGGGGGGCGCCACCACAATAGAACCGCCATGGACCAAGGGGATTAAGCCCAGATTAAAAAGCCCCCCTAGGTAGGACATGGGCATAATATTAAAAAAGCGCATCCCCCCATGTAGGGCCGGATGTAGGGCAACAAACGCTTGGCCCGCCTGCCATAGGGTGTTGGCATCAATCACCAGCGCTTTGGGCTCCCCTTTGGTGCCACTGGTGTGCAAATAGAGACGGCTCCCCCCTTGTGGCTCCGCCTTAACAGAGCGCTGCTCGGTTTGTGCCCACTCAAACTGACCATCCAGCGCCACAAGTTGCAGCGTTACCCCAGCCTCGCGCACCGCCTGTTGCTGAGCCGGGCTGGAGAGTGTGGTTAATAAGCACACCTTGGCTTGCGTCACCTTTAACCAGTGGGCCAGCTCAATGGCGGTGCATTGGGGGGAGAGAGGGGCAAAATGACGGCCACTGTAGAGGGCGGCTAAAAACAGGCTCAACTGCTCCACACTGTTGGGTAGTAGGCTCACCACCACCTCGCCCGCGCCGATCTGCCAGCTCTCTAAGGTGGCCTGTAGGCGCTGGATCAGTATGGCCAAACCCTGGTAGCTGTGGCGCTGTTCGTGTACCGCGTCAATCAGGGCATGCCGCTGGGGGTAGTGTGCCACCAGTTGATTAAGATCGGCGCCAAAAACGCCGCCGCTGCTAACATTCGTGACCATAAACAACCTCTCCAGCCACCACCAACGGCACGCCGTCGATGGTCAAAGTGGGGCTATGCAGGACAAAATCTTGGTGAAACGGTATGGTGGTTAGACCGCCAATGGTGCTATTGGATCCAAAACCTAAATGAATCGAGCCATGGGCCCCTTCATCCATGAGCATATTACCCATCACCGAGGCAGCTGGATTCATGCCAATGCCCAGCTCGGCAAGGCGTCTGGCGTTTTCATCCCCTGGGCCAGCCAGCAGAGCCTCTAGCGCGGCCACCAAGGGAGCGGGTCCTTCGATATGGGTGATTAAACCCGCCTCTAAGGTCAGGGTGATGGGCTCGGTCAAGAGGCCGATCTCTGGACAGGGGATAGAGGCATCCACCACCACCACCCCATAGGCGCTCTGCTCCAGGGGGGGGATGTTGGCTTCAATATCCGGGGGGGAGCCCAGATCACCGGGATTGAGCAGTGCCCCAGGACAGGCATTGCCTACCCGGCCTGAGATGGAAAAGGTTAAGTCGCTCCCCGCCGCGCTGCTTAAATGAACGTGGTGCCCCTTGCTTAACTGCTGGGCAACATAGGCGACCTTGGGGGCCATGGCGACAAAATCGACCAGTAGGGCAGGGTGGCTCAACAGCGCCTCATGGTAATCGGGCAGGCTAAGATAACGGCCTCCAGCGTTGGTGCAGGCTTTGCGGGCCTCGGTGTGGGCCATGGAACGGCGGGTCAAGCCCACGCACAGGTCGGCTTGGGCCATCTGCGCAGCGACCTCTGCGGGGGGTTCTTGCCCAGCCATGCGAAAGGGGGCTAGGGTGTGCAGGGTGGCTTGAGCGCACCTGCCCTGGGCAGCGGCCAATAGGCGCTCACCGATCGCGTGGGTGTCGTGATCGCACACGATAACCAACTGGGCACGCTCCGTTAAGCGCCCACAATGAAACAGAAGATGTTCTTCAACGTGACGCTCCAAAGCCAATCCCTCATGCTGGTGAATGGGCCTCGCCCACAGAGTTTACAGAATACCCCGATCGCACAAAAATTGCCTAAGAATTTGTTTTCAGCCCCCTTGCCGGGGTGCCGCAACGCCGCTTGCCGCACGGGTTGCAACCCGCAGGCCGCAACCCGTGCAACGCACTTATAGCGAGGTGATAGCTGGGGTGAAACGGTCAATGCCCCCTTGCTGGCAGCTGTTCCCGGGCGGGGGCGTAGGGATCTCTTGGGCAGATATAAAATCGCGGAAAACCGTTTAGCGCTCTTGGGGTGCGTGTGGCGGCTTGGTGGCGGCCATGTCGGTTATGGCATCAATGGCGATTTGGCTCTGTTTTTTAACGGTCTGCATGGCACGGCGGCGGTTGACGCTGCTCTGCTGCACATGGATGGTGGCTATTTCAGACAAACGTTCCGAAGTCTGCTGCACCGCACGGGCACGGTGACGCAGAATCTGTAAGGGGTCGCTCTCCCCATGCCCTGCTTGAAACACCGCAAGAGCACCCTCGGTCATCACGTGGGCGGTGCCTATCTGCTGTGCCGTTACTTGGTTGACCATTTTGACCCACAGACGCTGCATCTGTAGGCCGGTTTCAAACATCGCTTGGCCCGCTTCACCCAGTTGGTAAACTTTGTCGACCACCCTCTCCATCTGTCCCGATCCCTCGCAATAGTCACAAGCGTAGAGCGCGACCGGGTTGAGCATGGGGTCCATAAGGGGGAGATCAGCATTGAGCATGCCGTCACCCTCACAACAGGGGCAGAGGGTGGTAACATGGCGCTCCCCCCAGTAGGCTTTTAGGGTGTCGTGCATGGCCTCATGCAAGGGCGAAAACCAGGGGTTGAACAGGCTAAACCAGGGGTGGTTCGGGGTGTCTGGCATGGGTTATGACCCTCTTATGACAAAGACGTGGGGGTTATCCTGTCGAGATACCATGCCGTAAGGTGATGCTTAGGTGCAAGTGGTTTTTTTGCGTTGCAGAATTTTAGCGGGGACGTGTGTCTCCTACACACAAAATCCAAGGTGATGGCGGGGTTTTTCCAGGGTCGCCCAACCATTGCGTATGATCACTTCATCACACGGTTTTAGGTCGTGGCCGCGCACGGTGACAACACCATAGCTGGTCTCCACATCCACCTGCCCATGGTGGACAGAGAGCACCTCGCCCGATACCGGCTCGGCTAGGGCGGCATTGAGGTTTTTAACCCCAGCGCACCATTTGGGTCCCTCTTGCATGTTGAACACCCTGCGGGTTGCCGATCATCGGTTGGCCTGCGGGTTGCCGTGGGACAATGGCAACCACAGAGACCATACGGGTTTGGGTGAAGCTCTCTTATGGGGGCAATAAGCTGACATTAGGCGTCCCACAAATCCCCCACTCTGCCCATCATAAGCCCCCTTTACCTGAGCTGCAATCATTTGATTATTGAATGTATACCAGCTTTTATAATGATGATGCCGCCTTTATAAATATATGAAATGCTATGCATAAATAGAGGAAGTCGCAAAGGGGAGCCATTTGTAGGGGAATGATTATTTTGCATTGCACAATTTTTCTGAACATGCTTCTATGAAGGTTCCTGATTAAAAAAGGTAGACTTTTCTGGCGAACAAAGCCCAACCCATTTGCGGGTGACGGAGCTTTGCTTGTGTCAGCGTGATAGGAGTGGGAAAAATGGAAGATGTGGTGATTGTTGCAGCCGGTCGTACGGCCATTGGTAAATTTTTGGGTAGCCTCAGCGGGCAAGAGGCTACCGTATTGGGTAGCGCGGTGATCAAAGGGGTGCTGGCTCGGGCAGGGGTGGCGGCTGAGTTGGTGGATGAAGTGATTTTAGGGCAGGTATTAACAGCGGGTGTGGGGCAAAACCCTGCACGTCAGGCTGCTCTGGGTGCTGGTCTTTCTATAGAGACACCCGCTATGACCATTAACAAGGTGTGTGGTTCGGGTCTAAAGGCGGTTGCTTTGGCCGCCCAAGCGATCAAGTGTGGTGATGCCCAAGTAATATTGGCCGGTGGGCAAGAGAATATGAGTGCCTCCACCCACGTGTTACCCAACTCCCGCCATGGTCAGAGCATGGGGGATTGGAAAGCGGTGGATACCATGATCAAGGATGGTTTGTGGGACGCCTTTAACGATTATCATATGGGCAACACCGCCGAAAATATCGCCGAACAGTATGGGTTTAGCCGTGAAGCGCAGGACGCCTTTGCCGCCGCTTCGCAGCAAAAGACCGAAGCAGCACAAAAGGATAACCGCTTTGCCGAAGAGATTATCCCCATCTCGATCCCACAGCGCAAAAAAGAGCCCATCATTTTTGATACCGATGAGTTCCCCCGGCATGGCACCACAGCCGAATCGTTGGCTGGCTTGCGCCCCGCCTTTAAAAAGGATGGTACGGTTACAGCGGGCAATGCGTCAGGCATCAATGATGGTGCGGCGGCGGTGTTGGTGATGTCCGCCAGCAAGGCCAAAGCGTTGGGCCTGAGCCCCATGGCTAAAGTGGTGGCCTATGCCAGCGCGGGGGTTGACCCCAAAGTGATGGGCACGGGACCCATACCCGCTGTGAGCAAGTGTCTGGAGAAGGCGGGTTGGAAGGTGAGTGATCTGGATTTGATTGAGGCGAACGAAGCGTTTGCCGCTCAGGCCATGTCGGTTAATAAGGATCTAGGTTTTGACCTGAGCAAGGTCAATGTCAATGGTGGGGCCATTGCCCTTGGCCACCCCATTGGTGCTTCTGGGGCGCGGGTGCTGGTGACACTGCTGCATGAAATGAAGCGTAGAGGTGCCCAAAAAGGTTTGGCAACCCTTTGTATTGGTGGTGGTATGGGTGTTGCCTTGGCGGTTGAAAGCCTTTAATGCGGTTGTGCCCACTTGCCCACCCAACCACCCCGTGAAGTGCCTCGTCGCGCGTGTATCGGGGGGTTGGGTTGAACCAACACAAGCAGATAAAGTGAAGTGTGAAGGAGTTTTTTTATGAAAGATCGCGTCGCGATGGTGTCTGGTGGTGCCGGTGGCATTGGTACCGAGATTGTGCGCAGCTTGCATGCCCAGGGTTACAAGGTGGCCTCCACCTGTACGGTGATGGAGTGCGCCCGCGTACAACAGTGGAAAAAAGAGCGTGAGCTTGAGCATGTGGAAGTGGTGATGGTAGAAGTGGATGTACGCAATTATGAATCCTGCCTCAAAGGGGTTGAAGAGGTTGAGAGCCGCCTTGGACCCATCGACGTATTGGTCAACAATGCGGGCATCACCAAAGATGGGGTGATGAAAAAGATGAGTCCCGAGCAGTGGCAGAGCGTGATTGATGTCAACCTGACCGGTACCTGGAACATGACCAAAGCGGTGTTGGATGGTATGTTGGAGCGCCAGTATGGGCGGATTATCAACATCTCATCGGTCAATGGTCAAAAGGGGCAGTTTGGGCAGGTTAACTATGCGGCGGCCAAGGCTGGCATGCATGGCATTACCATGTCATTGGCCCAAGAGGTGGCTCGTAAGGGGATCACCGTGAACACCGTCTCCCCTGGCTATATTGGCACCGATATGGTGATGGCCATTGATGAGGAGATTCGTAACAAAATCATTGCCACCATCCCGGTAGGCCGTTTGGGTAAGCCCGAAGAGATTGCCCGCCTTGTGACATTTTTGGCGGCAGAAGAGTCGGGCTTTATGACCGGGGCCGATTTTTCCATCAATGGGGGCATGTACACCCACTAAGAGATGCCCCGCAAAGGGATGTGGTCTGCAAAAGCCCAAAGGGGGGCGCTTGCGGCTCAGCCCATGGTCGAGGCTGATGAGGGCTTTAAGGGAGATCCCGCAGCGGTTTTGGGTTGCGGGATTTTTCTTATGGTTGGCCGCCAAGCTGCGCATGGGGTCCGTTTTTTTACCCGCTGGGAATCGATAACCGCTTGGGGATATGCATAAAGCGGTTGAGTTTTTAAGGGCGGCTAGCCCACAATGAGGCTCAAGGTCATGGGGTGGATGTGGGCTCTATGGCATCCTGGCTCTTCATTTAGGTGGTACTATGGATCAACCGCGCATTATTAAAAAATATCCCAATCGTCGCTTGTATGATACGGAAACTTCAGAATTTGTAACCCTGGAGGGGATTCATAAATTGGTGGTGGAGGGGATTGAGTTTAAGGTGATTGACTCCAAAAGCGGGGCCGATGTCACCCGTACCATCCTGCTACAGGTGATCGCCGATGAAGAAGAGAAGGGCGATCCCGTCTTCAGTACCGATTTTTTGACCATGATTATCCGTCTATATGGCGGGGCTATGCAATCCTTTACCGGGGATTTTCTGAAACAGAGCATTACCTTTTACCTGGATAACCAAAAGAGTTTTCTCGACCAAATCGCTGGCGGCAAACCCCAATCGAAACAAGACCCCTACGGCTTTATGGCGATGTTTAATAAAGCCGCCGAACAGAATATGCAGTTTTGGAACCAGTGGCAGTCCACCCTCTCTGGGGGTAAAAAAAAGGAGGATAAATAGACTCGGTTGCCACCTATGGAGGGACTTCTGCTTTGCACCCATGGGGCGCTTATGGCCGTTTATGGTTCGGAGTGGCGGAATATGTGAATCCCGACACCGGCAAGGGCTATGCGCCGCACCTATGCTAATCACCGCACCTGTTTTGCGCCACACGGTTTAAGCCTCTGGCAGGGGCTTGGCGGGTTTTATTTTGCACTGCAAAAAAAGCCTTGACGACCCCCCTAAATCTGCGTATTCTGCATTGCAACATGTTGCAGCGCAAAATACGTTGCATCCGCCCCCTCAAGGAGAACAGACCATGAATAACGATTTCGCTCAACAGTGGAACGAAGCGACCCAATCCTTTATGGAAAATATGAGCAGCTTTCAGAAAATCAACGAGAATGCTTTTCAAAAGCTGGCCCAACAGCA
Protein-coding sequences here:
- the phaR gene encoding polyhydroxyalkanoate synthesis repressor PhaR, with the translated sequence MDQPRIIKKYPNRRLYDTETSEFVTLEGIHKLVVEGIEFKVIDSKSGADVTRTILLQVIADEEEKGDPVFSTDFLTMIIRLYGGAMQSFTGDFLKQSITFYLDNQKSFLDQIAGGKPQSKQDPYGFMAMFNKAAEQNMQFWNQWQSTLSGGKKKEDK
- a CDS encoding pyridoxal phosphate-dependent aminotransferase translates to MQISQTVQNAHQALSIFINQMIYDLKHLGEDVTVLSLGESFFEMEMDDFSQLDLEKINHYSDSQGIPALRKKLAHYYQSRYRVTVNPDQELIISVGAKSLIYMAMLATLEPGDDVLIWEPAWLSYPEQAKLVHAKPRFIPYDLPVEQLDTLFTDKTRMVVLCNPNNPSGRVYNRAELQRIHTTCAQAGAWLLVDEVYSDFVLDEPFVSLGELVPDFNHLIIINSLSKNLGISGWRIGYAIGPEPLIAALLRINQHVITCTGTPLLHYCNHYFDKLVNRALPQVEAVMHRRKRIKGMLQELGLDEMAGSATFYHFVHLGDYPGNAFAFAAQLLLDHHISVVPGYAYGENVDRFIRISIGWESEERIWLALQSIKNVITGPAPDPRQLRQRLLALPSVLSNVGFKEVVDEGLQR
- a CDS encoding acetyl-CoA C-acetyltransferase translates to MEDVVIVAAGRTAIGKFLGSLSGQEATVLGSAVIKGVLARAGVAAELVDEVILGQVLTAGVGQNPARQAALGAGLSIETPAMTINKVCGSGLKAVALAAQAIKCGDAQVILAGGQENMSASTHVLPNSRHGQSMGDWKAVDTMIKDGLWDAFNDYHMGNTAENIAEQYGFSREAQDAFAAASQQKTEAAQKDNRFAEEIIPISIPQRKKEPIIFDTDEFPRHGTTAESLAGLRPAFKKDGTVTAGNASGINDGAAAVLVMSASKAKALGLSPMAKVVAYASAGVDPKVMGTGPIPAVSKCLEKAGWKVSDLDLIEANEAFAAQAMSVNKDLGFDLSKVNVNGGAIALGHPIGASGARVLVTLLHEMKRRGAQKGLATLCIGGGMGVALAVESL
- a CDS encoding aminopeptidase, producing the protein MERHVEEHLLFHCGRLTERAQLVIVCDHDTHAIGERLLAAAQGRCAQATLHTLAPFRMAGQEPPAEVAAQMAQADLCVGLTRRSMAHTEARKACTNAGGRYLSLPDYHEALLSHPALLVDFVAMAPKVAYVAQQLSKGHHVHLSSAAGSDLTFSISGRVGNACPGALLNPGDLGSPPDIEANIPPLEQSAYGVVVVDASIPCPEIGLLTEPITLTLEAGLITHIEGPAPLVAALEALLAGPGDENARRLAELGIGMNPAASVMGNMLMDEGAHGSIHLGFGSNSTIGGLTTIPFHQDFVLHSPTLTIDGVPLVVAGEVVYGHEC
- a CDS encoding acyl carrier protein, whose product is MNPYQTWLIHWFCQRNPALQQRDAAALLELDYFQNNLLDSMGIIELIAEMEGHFDVQFTDEHFNHTAFYSMNGLADLIQTLQGEGA
- a CDS encoding AAC(3) family N-acetyltransferase, whose translation is MFAPRLLLLYLPQPLERRLLLPFRAIRAVARKARGYQATMSVPRFAAALDELGITAGKTILLHSSMDQLVAHVPELKPFTLIQLLKDKLGPQGTLLMPAYPFRGAQADYARQAAPFNPARTPSRSGLLTEMLRRDRTAIRSWHPTHAMVGWGQHAEALLADHHKGHPFGPTSPFQKLAQQQGEVMGLGVGLESYSLLHVPETMVPELQRAVYYDQPYPMQIVVQAEQNITCMVPLLRMGGAYRRVERVARILRREQILWEQHVHGLRLSRMSAAPFIQRALTLQQQGRFLFDPAEVEAMLASAPRPPF
- a CDS encoding glycosyltransferase family 4 protein encodes the protein MNTQPPRHVLQLYHACYPQIQGGIDAMLYALIQGLQAQVRVSLWSTADWQEQRKRVREAEGITLIHYFLLMPPLGKGWSLGTLKGWLHGLLRMPFILWDLRQHCRTERVDLIHLHTLQTYGFYLYLLRKIGGPPYIITLHGTDVAHFERYKGLKLWIIKRLLRGAEQLVTVSPAMLEPARQALGRQLPLRAILNGCAPPIVAPEAEQQAPLLPPLPKRFALMVGWITASKGLDLAVRCWPEILTIDPDFHLVHVGSGQRDLPFDAAIRHSAERLAPDHIHFLGPMPSHLLAQIYARATLFCMPSHNEGLPYALLEAAMLDRPVLLSRIPAFERLLEEGQEAVFHGVEDEASFVAGMRQLLSHPQQSQAMGQRLGIKIRQQCQVAHMSQAYLDCYKDVWAKVGRSG
- a CDS encoding class I adenylate-forming enzyme family protein; amino-acid sequence: MVTNVSSGGVFGADLNQLVAHYPQRHALIDAVHEQRHSYQGLAILIQRLQATLESWQIGAGEVVVSLLPNSVEQLSLFLAALYSGRHFAPLSPQCTAIELAHWLKVTQAKVCLLTTLSSPAQQQAVREAGVTLQLVALDGQFEWAQTEQRSVKAEPQGGSRLYLHTSGTKGEPKALVIDANTLWQAGQAFVALHPALHGGMRFFNIMPMSYLGGLFNLGLIPLVHGGSIVVAPPFSGRTLMTFWHDVKRFGVEALWLVPTVARGLLALYRPGKDERTTPRQTGIQYAFVGTAAITPEEKQRFEACFGIPLLENYGLSETTFLTSEQPGQAQLRSLGSVGSVLPYVTLKLDHGPAEQPRPIRVRTPYAFVGYLGQDGEIRSPLDDEGYLHTDDLGLLDANGQLVLRGRTGDFIKKGGYFVSLVEIEALATTCPGVLEAVAVATVSELYGDDYNLFIRCDGSMTEAPEAHFRQWMAERLVRYKWPCRIQVVEAFPRTESGKIQKRKLSVSEY
- the phbB gene encoding acetoacetyl-CoA reductase produces the protein MKDRVAMVSGGAGGIGTEIVRSLHAQGYKVASTCTVMECARVQQWKKERELEHVEVVMVEVDVRNYESCLKGVEEVESRLGPIDVLVNNAGITKDGVMKKMSPEQWQSVIDVNLTGTWNMTKAVLDGMLERQYGRIINISSVNGQKGQFGQVNYAAAKAGMHGITMSLAQEVARKGITVNTVSPGYIGTDMVMAIDEEIRNKIIATIPVGRLGKPEEIARLVTFLAAEESGFMTGADFSINGGMYTH
- a CDS encoding glyoxalase/bleomycin resistance/dioxygenase family protein, which produces MILGADHISMNGGQAEDVAPALEQQGWSVAFRCQDTLPVAATWTRTQNGLFDLHFARYTASGPALEHTGYTPASQAATAHKQGYLPLFGHIPPLWQALPRQPEARLSTALQQALGGTPQLGLWAPFQHPLWVLPQGEAAGVLAVALTTPERQREQHFWQTGLGFRLEQSGDGWSLLQKAPPIPAWRVRLLLVDGPTRGGGFLDDHGFPCLALLSNRLSADLQTAEKHGGTGASPIITLSVNQQRVNVAFLRSPAGYPVELIEAQK